Proteins encoded in a region of the Populus nigra chromosome 3, ddPopNigr1.1, whole genome shotgun sequence genome:
- the LOC133689166 gene encoding amino acid permease 8-like — protein MGTAIGRQEFMIQHAVCESGSDPRTISDGEVDDDGKPRRTGIMWTASAHIITTIIGSGVLSLAWGMAQLGWIAGIGILLTFSVITYYTSSLLADCYRFPKPIYGTRNYTYMAAVNAYLGENMCKVCGLFQFLILSGATIGYTITASVSMVAIRKSNCFHKRGHGPPCKFSNNKYMIGLGITEILVSQIPNFHKLSWLSTVAAIMSFAYSSIGLGLAFAKVISGHGHRTTLTGVEVGVDVTAAEKIWTIFRAIGDMAFACAYSVILIEIQDTLRSSPPENKEMKKANMIAILTSTTFYLMCGCFGYAAFGNKTPGNMLTGFGFYEPFWLIDLANVCIVVHLVGAYQVLAQPIFSTFESWAIMRWPNSEFVNTEYPLRIGSKKFNFSINFLRLTGRTTFVVVATLFVMALPFFNEILALLGAISYGPMTVYFPVEMHIAQNKIKRLSIRGMFLQLLNLVCFLVSIAAASGAIQGMGHGLRASKPFQYKE, from the exons ATGGGGACTGCGATAGGCCGTCAAGAGTTTATGATCCAACATGCAGTGTGTGAATCTGGTTCCGATCCTCGCACCATTTCAGACGGGGAGGTGGATGATGATGGCAAACCAAGAAGAACAG GGATAATGTGGACGGCAAGTGCACAtataataacaacaattatAGGCTCTGGGGTTCTCTCACTAGCATGGGGCATGGCCCAGCTTGGATGGATTGCTGGCATAGGCATTCTCTTAACCTTTTCAGTCATTACATACTACACCTCTAGTCTCTTGGCAGATTGTTATAGATTTCCAAAGCCTATATATGGCACGAGAAATTACACGTATATGGCCGCTGTCAATGCCTATTTAG gTGAAAACATGTGCAAGGTTTGTGGGCTGTTCCAATTTCTCATTCTTAGTGGGGCAACAATTGGCTACACGATTACTGCGTCTGTTAGCATGGT GGctataagaaaatcaaattgcTTCCACAAGAGAGGCCATGGACCTCCATGCAAGTTTTCCAACAACAAGTACATGATTGGACTTGGGATTACTGAAATCTTGGTGTCTCAAATCCCAAATTTCCACAAGCTTTCATGGCTCTCAACCGTCGCTGCCATCATGTCTTTTGCTTATTCATCAATTGGACTAGGACTGGCATTTGCCAAGGTCATCTCAG GGCATGGGCATAGAACAACACTTACAGGAGTAGAAGTTGGAGTAGATGTGACAGCAGCAGAAAAAATATGGACAATATTCAGAGCAATTGGTGATATGGCATTCGCTTGCGCCTATTCTgtcattttaattgaaattcaa GACACGCTAAGGTCATCACCAccagaaaataaagaaatgaagaaGGCCAACATGATAGCTATATTAACCTCAACAACCTTCTACTTGATGTGTGGTTGTTTTGGCTATGCTGCATTTGGGAACAAAACACCAGGGAACATGCTAACTGGCTTTGGATTTTACGAGCCTTTCTGGCTGATAGACTTAGCCAATGTCTGCATAGTGGTGCACCTCGTGGGTGCATACCAG GTACTTGCCCAGCCCATATTCAGCACATTTGAGTCATGGGCTATCATGAGATGGCCCAATTCCGAATTTGTAAACACCGAATACCCACTAAGAATTGGCAGCAAAAAGTTCAATTTTAGCATCAACTTCTTAAGGCTAACTGGGAGAACAACCTTTGTTGTGGTAGCAACTTTGTTTGTAATGGCATTGCCTTTCTTCAATGAAATACTTGCACTTCTTGGGGCAATTTCATATGGGCCCATGACAGTCTATTTCCCTGTGGAGATGCACATTGCCCAGAATAAGATTAAAAGGCTAAGCATAAGGGGGATGTTCCTTCAGCTTTTGAACCTGGTCTGCTTCCTTGTGTCTATAGCTGCAGCGAGCGGTGCCATCCAGGGTATGGGTCACGGTCTCCGTGCTTCCAAGCCCTTCCAGTATAAAGAGTGA